In a genomic window of Sus scrofa isolate TJ Tabasco breed Duroc chromosome 4, Sscrofa11.1, whole genome shotgun sequence:
- the BGLAP gene encoding osteocalcin precursor, with the protein MRPLTLLALLALATLCLAGQADAKPSGADSGKGAAFVSKQEGTEVVKRLRRYLDHGLGAPAPYPDPLEPRREVCELNPDCDELADHIGFQEAYRRFYGIA; encoded by the exons ATGAGGCCCCTCACACTGCTTGCCCTACTGGCCCTGGCCACACTCTGCCTTGCTGGCCAGGCAG ATGCAAAGCCTAGTGGTGCGGATTCTGGCAAAGGTGCAG CCTTCGTGTCCAAGCAGGAGGGCACCGAGGTGGTGAAGAGACTCAGGCGCTACCTGGATCATGGGCTGGG AGCCCCAGCCCCCTACCCAGATCCTCTGGAGCCCAGGAGGGAGGTGTGTGAGCTCAACCCCGACTGCGACGAGCTGGCTGATCACATCGGCTTCCAGGAGGCCTATCGGCGCTTCTATGGCATAGCCTAG
- the BGLAP gene encoding osteocalcin isoform X1, producing MRPLTLLALLALATLCLAGQADAKPSGADSGKGAGMMRGLMGGCALNHPVVPPTPSTPLTLVLSVPLPTPAHSHLVIMKPSLFPTLSTKLRPTWPLPLCSIAFVSKQEGTEVVKRLRRYLDHGLGAPAPYPDPLEPRREVCELNPDCDELADHIGFQEAYRRFYGIA from the exons ATGAGGCCCCTCACACTGCTTGCCCTACTGGCCCTGGCCACACTCTGCCTTGCTGGCCAGGCAG ATGCAAAGCCTAGTGGTGCGGATTCTGGCAAAGGTGCAGGTATGATGCGGGGCCTGATGGGGGGCTGTGCCCTGAATCACCCAGTGGTGCCGCCCACTCCCAGCACCCCCCTCACCCTGGTCCTCTCAGTCCCCCTGCCCACTCCTGCCCACTCCCATCTGGTTATCATGAAGCCCAGCCTGTTCCCCACCTTGTCCACCAAACTCAGACCCACCTGGCCTTTGCCCCTCTGCTCCATAGCCTTCGTGTCCAAGCAGGAGGGCACCGAGGTGGTGAAGAGACTCAGGCGCTACCTGGATCATGGGCTGGG AGCCCCAGCCCCCTACCCAGATCCTCTGGAGCCCAGGAGGGAGGTGTGTGAGCTCAACCCCGACTGCGACGAGCTGGCTGATCACATCGGCTTCCAGGAGGCCTATCGGCGCTTCTATGGCATAGCCTAG